A genome region from Rhodopseudomonas boonkerdii includes the following:
- a CDS encoding transketolase translates to MSIDDGRLQTLTALAKKALWLSSWTIHNANHIRANADGLKVGGHQASSASLATIMSALYFAVLKPEDRVAVKPHASPIFHAIQYLLGHQTREKLENFRGFKGAQSYPSRTKDVDDVDFSTGSVGLGVAQTLFSSLVQDYVSAHGLMKDRREGRMIALVGDAEMDEGNIFEALVEGWKHGLRNCWWIIDYNRQSLDAVVREGLWEKFEAMFRNFGWDVVIVKYGRLMDAAFAEPGGAALKTWIDNCPNQRYAALCFQGGAAFRKRLHDEIGDQGDVTALIDRRSDDELLALMSNLGGHDMGSMLDAFEKIDHDRPVCFIAYTIKGVGLPFQGHKDNHAGLMTPAQMEKWRASQNIRPGHEWDKFEGLTQDAATLEAFLKQVPFVQQGRRRLDAPTIDVPDTLQFKPAAEMSTQQGFGLILNELARSETELASRIVTASPDVTVSTNLGAWVNRRGLFAKAENADLFRQEKIPSTFAWDYSPKGQHMELGIAEMNLFIMMSALGLSHAINGARLLPIATLYDPFIERGLDALNYACYQDARFMVAATPSGITLAPEGGAHQSIATPLIGMAQDGLASYEPAFVDELAVIMRWGFAHMQREAGEGGSVYLRLSTRTVAQPKRIMTPELQQHIADGAYWLRKPGDNCDLVIAYTGVLAPEAIEATGLLGESHRDVGLLAITSADRLHAGWTVARRIRREQRTPQQSHIEKLLAPLPRDCGIVTVLDGHPATLGWIGAVYGHRLETLGVEHFGQTGTIGDLYRHHGIDVNSIIDAAESLSPAAPVRHRKMAV, encoded by the coding sequence ATGTCGATCGATGACGGCCGCCTGCAGACGCTGACGGCGCTGGCAAAGAAGGCGCTCTGGCTCTCCTCATGGACGATCCACAACGCCAATCACATCCGTGCCAATGCCGATGGCCTCAAGGTCGGCGGCCATCAAGCTTCAAGCGCGTCACTCGCGACCATCATGTCGGCGCTGTATTTTGCGGTGCTGAAGCCGGAAGATCGCGTTGCGGTGAAGCCGCATGCGTCGCCGATCTTCCATGCCATTCAATATCTGCTCGGTCATCAGACGCGGGAGAAACTGGAGAATTTTCGAGGCTTCAAAGGCGCGCAAAGCTACCCGTCGCGCACCAAGGATGTCGATGACGTCGATTTCTCCACCGGTTCGGTCGGTCTCGGTGTCGCGCAGACGCTGTTCTCGTCGCTGGTGCAGGATTACGTTTCCGCCCACGGTCTGATGAAGGACCGCCGTGAGGGCCGCATGATCGCGCTGGTCGGCGATGCCGAGATGGACGAGGGCAACATCTTCGAGGCGCTGGTCGAAGGCTGGAAGCATGGTCTGCGCAATTGCTGGTGGATCATCGACTACAATCGCCAGAGCCTCGATGCCGTCGTGCGCGAGGGGCTCTGGGAGAAGTTCGAAGCCATGTTCCGCAATTTCGGTTGGGACGTGGTCATCGTCAAATACGGCCGGCTGATGGATGCCGCGTTTGCCGAGCCCGGTGGCGCTGCACTGAAGACCTGGATCGACAACTGCCCGAACCAGCGCTATGCGGCGCTCTGCTTCCAGGGCGGCGCTGCGTTCCGCAAGCGCCTGCATGACGAAATCGGCGATCAGGGCGATGTCACCGCGTTGATCGACCGGCGCAGTGACGATGAATTGCTGGCGCTGATGTCCAATCTCGGCGGCCACGACATGGGCAGCATGCTCGACGCCTTCGAGAAGATTGATCACGATCGTCCGGTCTGTTTCATCGCCTATACAATCAAGGGCGTCGGCCTGCCATTCCAGGGGCACAAGGACAATCACGCCGGCCTGATGACGCCGGCGCAGATGGAGAAATGGCGCGCGAGCCAGAACATCCGGCCCGGACACGAGTGGGACAAGTTCGAAGGCCTGACGCAGGATGCCGCGACGCTGGAAGCGTTCCTGAAGCAGGTGCCGTTCGTGCAGCAGGGCCGCCGCCGGCTCGACGCGCCGACTATCGACGTGCCTGATACGTTGCAATTCAAGCCTGCCGCGGAGATGTCCACGCAGCAGGGCTTTGGCTTGATCCTCAACGAACTCGCGCGCAGCGAGACCGAGCTGGCGTCACGCATCGTCACGGCTTCGCCTGATGTCACCGTCTCGACCAATCTTGGCGCCTGGGTCAATCGTCGGGGCCTGTTCGCCAAGGCAGAGAACGCCGATCTGTTCAGGCAGGAGAAGATCCCGTCGACATTTGCGTGGGACTATTCGCCGAAGGGCCAGCATATGGAGCTGGGGATCGCCGAGATGAATCTCTTCATTATGATGTCGGCGCTCGGCCTGTCGCATGCGATCAATGGCGCGCGTTTGCTGCCGATTGCGACGCTCTACGATCCGTTCATCGAGCGTGGGCTCGATGCGCTGAACTATGCCTGCTATCAGGATGCGCGTTTCATGGTGGCGGCAACGCCGTCGGGAATCACGCTGGCGCCGGAAGGCGGGGCGCATCAGTCAATCGCAACGCCGCTGATCGGCATGGCGCAGGATGGGCTTGCATCGTATGAACCGGCCTTTGTCGATGAACTCGCAGTGATCATGCGCTGGGGCTTCGCCCACATGCAGCGCGAGGCGGGCGAGGGCGGTTCGGTTTATCTGCGGCTCTCGACGCGAACCGTCGCGCAGCCGAAGCGCATCATGACGCCGGAACTGCAGCAGCATATCGCAGACGGCGCCTATTGGCTGCGTAAGCCCGGAGATAATTGCGATCTAGTAATCGCCTATACGGGTGTGCTGGCGCCTGAAGCGATCGAGGCGACGGGCCTGCTTGGCGAAAGCCATCGCGATGTCGGGCTGCTTGCGATCACTTCAGCGGATCGTCTCCATGCGGGCTGGACTGTGGCTCGCCGTATCCGTCGCGAGCAGCGCACGCCGCAGCAGAGCCATATCGAGAAGCTGCTGGCGCCGCTGCCGCGCGATTGCGGCATCGTCACGGTGCTCGACGGTCATCCGGCAACGCTGGGGTGGATCGGCGCGGTGTACGGTCATCGGCTGGAGACGCTCGGCGTCGAGCATTTCGGCCAGACCGGTACGATCGGCGATCTCTATCGCCATCACGGCATCGATGTGAATTCGATCATCGATGCGGCGGAAAGCCTGAGCCCGGCAGCTCCCGTGCGGCATCGCAAGATGGCGGTTTAG
- a CDS encoding Lrp/AsnC family transcriptional regulator has translation MQELDAIDRRILAALQADSRCTMQELAEKVGLSISPCHRRVKLLEQRGVISGYMALVDQKAVGLPVSVFISIKLVRQKEEDLNRFAKAIAKWDEVLECYLMTGNRDYLLRVVAADLASYEAFLKNKLTRLDGIASIESSFALSQVKYSIALPV, from the coding sequence ATGCAAGAACTGGACGCGATCGACCGCAGAATACTCGCCGCCCTGCAGGCGGACAGCCGCTGCACCATGCAGGAACTCGCGGAAAAAGTCGGCCTCTCGATCTCGCCGTGTCACCGCCGGGTCAAGCTGCTCGAACAGCGCGGCGTGATTTCCGGCTACATGGCTCTGGTGGATCAGAAAGCTGTCGGCCTGCCCGTCAGCGTGTTTATCTCGATCAAGCTGGTCAGACAGAAGGAAGAGGACCTCAACCGTTTCGCCAAGGCGATAGCGAAATGGGACGAGGTACTGGAATGCTATCTGATGACCGGCAACCGTGATTACCTGCTTCGCGTGGTCGCGGCCGATCTCGCTTCCTATGAAGCATTCCTGAAGAACAAGCTGACGAGACTCGACGGCATCGCGTCGATCGAGTCGAGCTTTGCGCTCAGCCAGGTGAAATATTCGATCGCATTGCCCGTATAG
- a CDS encoding bifunctional diguanylate cyclase/phosphodiesterase, producing the protein MLRVWNCIETQHDWRQILLAAAVCFLTSLAAVNLFTRARTAPPDARLAWLITAGVVTGFGTWATHFIAMLAYTPGFELHYDPTITACSLVAAAVMTTAGFAIALFHRNRQNALMGGAVIGLGIACMHYMGMASLRIPAIIEWMPDLITASIVGGMVLGASAMLVAREADRPVKLLGAALLLTLAICVHHFVAMGAIKLTYKGVINGSESLLSPIDLSLAIAAFTVTVVIAGLVVAVSDQRSRRSMRQRNMQLDAALNNMGQGLCMYDAQGGIELWNDSYIRMYRIPPEKMVLGATMAQVMALRGEVGMLFVDQECYDAQIEAAIADRKPLSQTAELPDGRTIHVRYRPMDSGGWVVIHADITDRKLSEARMVHLARHDPITDLPNRVAFNEYLERVFSEASAGHGSFAVARIDIDRFREINEVFGQATGDAVLSEVAKRLTVASNGAFLARPSGDIFSIVAHLGAEPQAVDDLCARLSAVLDNILQIDRQSVRVRCSVGISVYPQDGNDTESLIAHADLALDRAKAEERGTIRFFEAEMDQQIREKRLLQRDLVVAIENEQFELYFQPQASADGTIVAFEVLLRWRHPDRGIVSPAVFIPLAEETGLIGAIDAWVLRAACREAATWRNPLSIAINLSPVDFRTIDVPDMLAAVLKETGLAPQRVEIEITEGVLIDDFAGAIAILRDIKALGVRVAMDDFGTGYSSLSYLQAFPFDKIKIDQTFVMQLETNPQSAAIVHAIIGLGRSLKLPVIAEGVETPAQQAFLAAEGCAEIQGYLIGRPYPIDHYRKVVATGKGRAIEVKRAS; encoded by the coding sequence ATGCTGAGAGTTTGGAACTGCATCGAGACGCAGCATGACTGGCGGCAGATTTTGCTGGCGGCGGCAGTGTGCTTTCTCACCAGCCTTGCGGCCGTCAATCTTTTCACGCGTGCACGCACGGCGCCGCCTGACGCACGATTGGCCTGGCTGATCACGGCCGGCGTGGTCACCGGCTTCGGCACGTGGGCGACGCATTTCATTGCAATGCTCGCTTACACGCCTGGCTTCGAACTCCACTACGACCCGACCATCACAGCTTGTTCGCTCGTTGCTGCCGCAGTGATGACGACCGCGGGTTTCGCGATCGCGCTGTTTCACCGCAACAGGCAGAACGCATTGATGGGCGGCGCGGTGATCGGACTCGGCATCGCCTGCATGCATTATATGGGGATGGCGTCGCTGCGTATTCCCGCCATCATCGAATGGATGCCGGACCTCATCACTGCCTCCATTGTTGGTGGCATGGTTCTCGGCGCTTCTGCGATGCTGGTGGCGCGGGAGGCCGACAGGCCGGTCAAGCTGCTTGGTGCGGCATTGCTGCTGACGCTGGCGATCTGCGTACATCACTTCGTCGCCATGGGGGCGATCAAGCTCACTTACAAAGGGGTCATCAACGGCAGTGAGAGCCTGTTGTCACCTATCGATTTGTCGCTCGCGATCGCCGCATTCACGGTGACTGTGGTCATCGCGGGGCTCGTTGTCGCCGTGTCCGACCAGCGCAGCCGGCGCAGCATGCGCCAGCGCAACATGCAGCTTGACGCCGCGCTCAACAATATGGGGCAGGGCTTGTGCATGTATGATGCGCAGGGCGGAATCGAGTTGTGGAACGACAGCTATATCCGCATGTATCGTATTCCGCCCGAAAAGATGGTGCTGGGAGCCACCATGGCGCAGGTCATGGCATTGCGCGGCGAGGTTGGCATGTTGTTCGTCGACCAGGAGTGTTACGATGCACAGATCGAAGCGGCGATCGCCGATCGTAAACCTCTGAGCCAGACCGCCGAACTGCCTGATGGACGTACCATCCATGTGCGCTATCGTCCGATGGACAGCGGCGGCTGGGTTGTGATCCACGCCGACATCACCGACCGCAAGCTGAGCGAAGCGCGCATGGTGCATCTCGCGCGCCACGATCCGATTACGGATCTGCCTAACCGCGTCGCCTTCAACGAATATCTCGAGCGGGTATTCAGCGAGGCATCTGCAGGGCATGGTTCGTTCGCAGTGGCGCGCATCGACATCGACCGCTTTCGCGAGATCAACGAAGTGTTCGGCCAGGCCACGGGCGACGCTGTGCTGTCCGAGGTCGCCAAGCGCCTGACCGTGGCGAGCAATGGCGCGTTCCTCGCACGGCCAAGCGGCGATATCTTTTCCATTGTCGCGCATCTCGGCGCCGAACCGCAGGCGGTGGACGATCTCTGTGCGCGCCTGTCGGCGGTGCTCGACAACATCTTGCAGATTGACCGGCAAAGTGTTCGCGTCCGCTGCAGTGTCGGCATCTCCGTCTATCCGCAGGATGGCAACGATACCGAGAGCCTGATCGCCCATGCCGATCTCGCGCTTGATCGTGCGAAGGCCGAGGAGCGCGGCACTATCCGTTTCTTCGAAGCGGAGATGGATCAGCAGATCCGTGAGAAACGTTTGCTACAACGCGACCTCGTGGTGGCCATCGAGAACGAGCAGTTTGAGCTTTATTTCCAGCCGCAGGCTTCTGCTGACGGCACCATCGTCGCCTTCGAGGTGTTGTTGCGCTGGCGACATCCGGACCGCGGCATCGTCTCGCCTGCCGTCTTCATTCCGCTCGCGGAAGAAACCGGCTTGATCGGCGCCATCGATGCCTGGGTGCTGCGCGCAGCGTGCCGCGAGGCGGCGACCTGGCGCAACCCGCTTTCCATTGCCATCAATCTGTCGCCGGTCGATTTCCGCACAATCGATGTGCCGGACATGCTCGCTGCGGTTCTGAAGGAGACGGGACTTGCGCCACAGCGCGTCGAGATCGAGATCACCGAGGGCGTTCTGATCGACGATTTCGCCGGCGCCATTGCGATCCTGCGTGACATCAAGGCGCTCGGCGTCCGTGTCGCCATGGACGACTTCGGCACCGGCTATTCGAGTCTCAGTTATCTGCAGGCCTTCCCGTTCGATAAGATCAAAATCGACCAGACCTTTGTGATGCAGCTGGAGACCAACCCGCAATCGGCTGCGATCGTGCATGCGATCATTGGCCTCGGCCGTTCGCTGAAATTGCCTGTGATCGCCGAAGGCGTCGAGACGCCGGCGCAACAGGCATTCCTCGCCGCCGAAGGGTGTGCGGAGATACAGGGGTATCTTATCGGCCGGCCATATCCCATCGATCACTACCGTAAGGTCGTGGCCACTGGAAAAGGTCGGGCGATCGAGGTGAAACGGGCGAGTTAG
- a CDS encoding DMT family transporter, giving the protein MTTHVPPPKISVPAQSSARVLASRHLDKPFLGILLIISSTGFLGSSDAMAKYLARGGMPPVEIAWIRFSVFLLIMLPIVTIPSGGKMLRSSRPLLQVFRGLGLLCSSIFFIVGLSFLPIAEATATGFISPLFVTGLSIIFLGEKVGLRRWTATVIGLIGVLIIVRPGTSAFHPAALFPIISALGWASALVLTRKMSGADHPITTMAYSAIVGFLVLSLFAPFYWSQPTWTQLGLGVAIGVSSTVGHWIVVLAFRYADASVLAPFSYVQLMWVTLLGFFVFGEIPDAWTFLGAAIIIASGVYTAHRERVRRAGIAVPAEPYPAS; this is encoded by the coding sequence GTGACCACTCACGTTCCGCCGCCGAAGATCAGCGTACCCGCGCAGTCGTCTGCACGCGTGCTGGCCTCGCGCCATCTCGACAAGCCATTTCTCGGCATCCTGCTGATCATCTCGTCGACCGGCTTTCTGGGATCCTCGGATGCCATGGCCAAGTACCTTGCCCGCGGCGGCATGCCGCCGGTGGAGATCGCATGGATCCGGTTTTCGGTTTTCCTGCTGATCATGCTGCCGATCGTGACGATCCCGTCCGGAGGCAAGATGCTGCGTTCCAGCCGGCCGCTGCTCCAGGTGTTTCGCGGACTTGGCCTGCTCTGCTCGTCGATTTTTTTCATCGTCGGCCTCAGCTTTCTGCCGATCGCAGAAGCCACCGCGACAGGCTTCATCTCGCCTTTGTTCGTCACCGGCCTGTCGATCATCTTCCTTGGCGAGAAGGTCGGTCTGCGCCGCTGGACCGCGACCGTTATCGGCCTGATCGGTGTGCTCATCATCGTGCGGCCGGGCACCTCGGCCTTTCATCCGGCTGCGCTGTTTCCGATCATCTCCGCATTGGGCTGGGCCAGCGCACTCGTGCTGACGCGAAAGATGAGCGGTGCGGATCATCCCATCACCACCATGGCCTATTCCGCCATCGTCGGTTTTCTCGTGCTCAGCCTGTTCGCACCGTTCTACTGGTCGCAACCGACATGGACGCAACTCGGGCTCGGCGTCGCGATCGGTGTATCATCCACAGTGGGGCACTGGATCGTGGTACTGGCTTTTCGCTATGCCGATGCCTCGGTGCTTGCGCCATTCTCCTACGTTCAACTGATGTGGGTGACGTTGCTTGGCTTCTTCGTGTTCGGCGAGATTCCGGATGCGTGGACGTTTCTCGGCGCGGCAATCATCATCGCATCGGGCGTTTACACCGCGCATCGTGAACGTGTGCGGCGTGCTGGGATCGCTGTGCCCGCGGAGCCCTATCCAGCTTCGTGA
- a CDS encoding aldo/keto reductase — MRHKSFGATGRDVSVIGQGTWYIDRGDRAAAIKALRAGLDAGMSHIDTAEMYGDAEPVVAEAIVGRRDEVFLVSKVLPSNASRKGTIAACERSLKRLNTDRLDCYLLHWRGQVPLAETVAAFEELKSDGKIASWGVSNFDADDLNDLSRVAAKDAIACNQVLYHLQERAIEHRVIPWCERHGVAVVAYSPFGHNDFPSSHSPGGMLLEEIAAARGASPRQVALAFLTRQAAVFAIPKASSAAHAADNAAAGDLVLSETEIAALDKVFPRGREPSSLPML; from the coding sequence ATGCGACACAAGTCATTCGGAGCCACTGGGCGCGACGTGTCCGTGATCGGGCAGGGCACCTGGTATATCGACCGTGGCGACCGTGCCGCGGCCATCAAGGCGCTGCGCGCCGGGCTCGATGCCGGCATGAGCCATATCGATACGGCTGAAATGTATGGCGACGCAGAGCCGGTGGTTGCCGAGGCGATCGTCGGACGGCGCGACGAGGTGTTTCTCGTCTCGAAGGTGTTGCCAAGCAATGCATCGCGTAAAGGCACTATCGCCGCCTGCGAACGCTCGCTGAAACGGCTGAACACGGACCGGCTCGATTGCTACCTGCTGCATTGGCGTGGTCAGGTTCCGTTGGCTGAAACGGTCGCTGCCTTCGAGGAGCTGAAATCCGACGGCAAGATTGCGTCCTGGGGCGTCAGTAATTTCGACGCCGACGATCTCAACGACCTGTCGCGTGTGGCCGCCAAGGACGCCATCGCCTGTAATCAGGTGCTCTATCATCTGCAGGAGCGCGCCATCGAGCATCGCGTCATCCCTTGGTGCGAGCGGCATGGTGTCGCGGTGGTCGCCTATTCGCCATTCGGCCATAACGATTTTCCGTCTTCCCACTCGCCGGGCGGTATGCTGCTGGAGGAGATCGCGGCCGCTCGCGGTGCGAGTCCGCGACAGGTGGCGCTCGCCTTCCTGACCCGGCAGGCCGCGGTATTCGCGATCCCGAAAGCGTCGTCTGCGGCCCATGCCGCCGACAATGCCGCAGCCGGCGATCTCGTCCTGAGCGAGACGGAGATCGCTGCGCTCGACAAGGTGTTTCCGCGCGGGCGCGAGCCCTCCAGTCTGCCAATGCTGTGA
- a CDS encoding FmdB family zinc ribbon protein: MPVYEYLCDDCGPFTDMRPMAECDDPQFCPICTISSPRVILTPPAFFCMPSDKRKAHATNERSTHAPQTVAEYKAKHAPGCGCCSGKKPSRLMKKTATGAKSFPTARPWMISH; encoded by the coding sequence ATGCCGGTCTATGAATATCTTTGCGACGATTGCGGGCCTTTCACCGACATGAGGCCCATGGCCGAATGCGACGATCCGCAGTTTTGTCCAATTTGCACAATATCGTCCCCCCGTGTCATCCTCACCCCGCCAGCCTTCTTCTGCATGCCTTCCGATAAGCGCAAGGCGCATGCCACCAACGAGCGCAGCACGCATGCGCCGCAGACGGTGGCGGAATACAAGGCCAAGCACGCCCCTGGCTGCGGCTGTTGCTCCGGCAAGAAGCCTTCGCGGCTGATGAAGAAAACGGCGACCGGCGCCAAGAGCTTCCCGACCGCACGGCCATGGATGATCAGCCACTGA
- the fmdA gene encoding formamidase has protein sequence MPDTLIKVDLTQSAYDNDMIHNRWHSDIPMVAWVNPGDDFIVETYDWTGGFIKNNDSADDVRDIDLSIVHFLSGPIGVKGAEPGDLLVVDLLDVGPMKDSQWGFNGFFSKQNGGGFLTDHFPLAQKSIWDFKGMYTSSRHVPGVNFAGLIHPGLIGCLPDPKLLATWNERETALIATNPERVPGLANPPFGPTAHMGRMKGEARDKAAAEGARTVPPREHGGNCDIKDLSRGSKVYFPVYVPGGGLSMGDLHFSQGDGEITFCGAIEMAGWLHIKVDVIKDGVAKYGIKNPVFKPSPMTPNYKDFLIFEGISVDEAGKQHYLDVHIAYRQACLNAIEYLKKFGYSGAQAYSILGTAPCQGHISGVVDVPNACATLWLPTEIFDFDIMPGAAGPIKHIDGSIQMPLSPDK, from the coding sequence ATGCCTGATACACTGATCAAGGTCGACCTCACGCAGTCGGCCTACGACAACGACATGATTCACAATCGCTGGCATTCGGACATTCCCATGGTGGCGTGGGTCAATCCGGGCGACGACTTCATCGTCGAGACCTATGACTGGACCGGCGGCTTCATCAAGAACAATGACAGTGCCGACGACGTGCGCGACATCGATCTGTCGATCGTGCACTTCCTGTCCGGCCCGATCGGTGTCAAAGGCGCGGAACCCGGCGATCTGCTCGTGGTGGATTTGCTCGATGTCGGCCCGATGAAGGACAGCCAGTGGGGCTTCAACGGCTTCTTCTCCAAGCAGAATGGCGGCGGCTTCCTGACCGATCACTTTCCGCTGGCGCAGAAGTCGATCTGGGACTTCAAGGGCATGTACACCTCGTCGCGCCATGTCCCGGGTGTCAATTTCGCCGGCCTGATCCATCCCGGCCTGATCGGCTGCCTGCCCGATCCCAAACTGCTCGCCACCTGGAACGAGCGCGAGACCGCACTGATCGCGACCAATCCCGAGCGCGTGCCCGGCCTCGCCAATCCGCCGTTCGGTCCAACCGCACATATGGGCCGGATGAAGGGCGAAGCCCGCGACAAGGCTGCGGCCGAAGGTGCGCGCACCGTGCCGCCCCGCGAGCATGGCGGCAATTGCGACATCAAGGATCTGTCGCGCGGTTCGAAGGTGTATTTCCCGGTCTATGTGCCCGGCGGCGGCCTTTCCATGGGCGACCTGCATTTCAGCCAGGGCGATGGCGAGATCACGTTCTGCGGCGCCATCGAAATGGCCGGCTGGCTGCATATCAAGGTCGATGTCATCAAGGATGGCGTGGCGAAATACGGCATCAAGAATCCCGTGTTCAAGCCGTCGCCGATGACGCCGAACTACAAGGACTTCCTGATCTTCGAAGGCATCTCGGTGGATGAGGCCGGCAAGCAGCACTATCTCGATGTGCACATCGCCTACCGTCAGGCCTGCCTGAACGCGATCGAATATCTCAAGAAGTTCGGCTACTCCGGCGCGCAGGCCTATTCGATTCTCGGTACCGCGCCGTGCCAGGGCCACATCTCCGGCGTGGTCGATGTGCCGAATGCCTGCGCCACCTTGTGGCTGCCGACGGAGATCTTCGACTTCGACATCATGCCGGGCGCGGCCGGGCCGATCAAACATATCGACGGTTCGATCCAGATGCCGCTGTCGCCGGACAAGTAA
- the urtE gene encoding urea ABC transporter ATP-binding subunit UrtE, with protein MLAINDLHVAYGHAEVLHGLNVKVQPNEIVAIMGRNGMGKTTLMKSLMGIVPTKSGSVTMNGKELGALKSYERVARGLAYVPQGRMIFSHMTVKENIETGLVASGEKDVPGDLYELFPVLLEMKDRRGGNLSGGQQQQLAIARALATKPKVLLLDEPTEGIQPSIIKDMARTLKKIRDDRGLSIIVSEQVLSFALDVADRVLVIENGEIVRDEPREGIDAAQVARYLSV; from the coding sequence ATGCTCGCCATTAACGATCTCCACGTCGCCTACGGCCACGCCGAGGTGCTGCATGGTCTCAATGTGAAGGTGCAGCCCAATGAGATCGTCGCGATCATGGGGCGCAACGGCATGGGCAAGACCACGCTGATGAAATCGCTGATGGGCATCGTGCCGACCAAGTCGGGATCGGTAACCATGAATGGCAAGGAGCTCGGCGCGCTGAAAAGCTATGAGCGCGTCGCCCGCGGGCTCGCCTACGTACCGCAGGGACGCATGATCTTTTCGCATATGACGGTGAAGGAAAATATCGAGACCGGCCTCGTCGCATCCGGCGAGAAGGACGTCCCCGGCGATCTCTACGAACTGTTCCCGGTGCTGCTGGAGATGAAAGACCGCCGCGGCGGCAATCTGTCCGGCGGTCAGCAGCAGCAGCTGGCCATCGCCCGTGCACTCGCCACCAAGCCGAAGGTGCTGTTGCTGGACGAACCCACCGAAGGCATCCAGCCGTCGATCATCAAGGACATGGCGCGCACGCTGAAGAAGATCCGCGACGACAGGGGGCTGTCGATCATCGTCTCCGAACAGGTGCTGAGCTTTGCGCTCGATGTCGCAGACCGCGTGCTGGTGATCGAGAACGGCGAGATCGTTCGCGACGAGCCGCGCGAGGGCATCGATGCCGCGCAGGTCGCAAGATATCTGTCCGTCTAG
- the urtD gene encoding urea ABC transporter ATP-binding protein UrtD — translation MLVGHQPKDFLLAVEGLTVSFDGFKAVNDLSFYVEENEIRVIIGPNGAGKTTVLDLICGKTKATSGSIQFRGTELTRLKENEIVTAGVGRKFQTPSVYEDLTVFENLEICYPRGRSVFGSLMFQRDAAVKARVEEVAEMIFLKDRLNMYADVLSHGQKQWLEIGMLLIQDPDLLMLDEPVAGMSVSERVKTAELLNTIIKDRSVLVIEHDMKFVEDIAHKVTVLHQGQILSEGTMEKVQNDPKVIEVYLGH, via the coding sequence ATGCTTGTCGGTCATCAGCCCAAGGATTTTCTGCTCGCGGTGGAGGGACTCACCGTCTCCTTCGACGGCTTCAAGGCGGTCAACGATCTCTCCTTCTATGTGGAGGAGAACGAGATTCGCGTCATCATCGGTCCGAATGGCGCCGGCAAGACCACGGTACTCGACCTGATCTGCGGCAAGACCAAAGCGACATCGGGTTCGATCCAGTTCCGCGGTACCGAGCTGACCAGGCTCAAGGAAAACGAGATCGTCACCGCCGGCGTCGGTCGCAAGTTCCAGACGCCGTCGGTCTACGAGGATCTCACGGTGTTCGAGAATCTGGAGATCTGTTATCCGCGCGGCCGTTCGGTGTTCGGGTCGCTGATGTTTCAACGCGATGCGGCCGTGAAGGCGCGCGTCGAGGAAGTCGCCGAGATGATCTTCCTGAAGGATCGCCTCAACATGTATGCCGACGTTCTCTCGCACGGCCAGAAGCAGTGGCTCGAGATCGGCATGCTGCTGATCCAGGATCCGGATCTTCTGATGCTCGACGAGCCCGTCGCAGGGATGAGCGTCAGCGAACGCGTCAAGACTGCCGAGCTCCTCAACACCATCATCAAGGATCGATCGGTGCTGGTGATCGAGCACGACATGAAATTCGTCGAGGATATCGCCCACAAGGTCACCGTTCTGCATCAGGGCCAGATCCTGTCCGAAGGGACCATGGAGAAGGTGCAGAACGATCCCAAGGTCATCGAAGTCTATCTGGGGCATTGA